The sequence below is a genomic window from Ovis canadensis isolate MfBH-ARS-UI-01 breed Bighorn chromosome 1, ARS-UI_OviCan_v2, whole genome shotgun sequence.
CTGCAGTCGGCCGTCTCCactcccctgccccttcccccgaACCTCCGGCTCTGGCTGAAACTTGACAATTTCCGAGACCAGACCGTTCCCTACTGCCTCAGTTAGGGTTTTTACACACACCCCCATCCCCTATTCTCACCTGGCTCAGTCACGCACACTCTGCGcagcccacccccgcccccacgcccGTCTGCGTGGGGCCGCGGCGCTGGCTCCGCGCTGCCTGCTCGGCTCCGCGCTGCCTCCTCGCCGCCCCGCAGCCTCTGCGCCCCGCAGTCCCCGGCGCCGCTTACAGCCCGGCTGCCGcgccaccccgccccgccccgccccgcctcgcCTCCACCGGCGTTCCCGATGGCGAACACACCagcgctccccacccccaccgtcCCCTCCGCCTGCCGCGCGGCCGTTAGGACAACCGGGCCCGTGACGCACGGACGCGCCGCGAGTGCCCAGGCCCAGGAACCCGAGCTCGAGCACAGGCGGCGGCCGGCCCTCGCCGCGGGGCCTCTCCTGGGTCCCGCCGAGGACTGCCGGATCGGCtggcgggagggggaggggtcgGGGGCCGCCACAGCCCCGCACTCACCAGGTTCAAGGCAACCGATCCCGGTGCCACTTCTGGGGTGAGCCTCTGCCTCGCTCGCTCGCCTGCCGTCCGTCTTCTACACACAACCTCGAAAGAGTCGGCTCTCGCCGCGCGGTGCTCACCAGGCCTCGCTCGTCGCCTCCGCCGCCGCGCACCCAGCACAGCGAGACCTAGCTCAGCCGGCGTTCGCAGTGCGCCTGCGCGCGGGGGCCGGGCCGCGCACTTGCGCGTTGCTCTTCACCACTCTGCTGCAGAGGCTGCCGGGAGATGTAGTCTTTCAGCTTGTTCTCTGGAGGCTCTGGCGGTTAGCTGGGAACCAGTGGAGAGAGTCTGGAGTCCGGGAGAAGGTCCGATTGAGAAGGTGGGCAGTTAATGACAAGGGTTGGAGAGTCATGCTGGAGTGACAATGAAACGGTAGTTCTTAGGCTGAAGTGCAAAGTTATGTTTTGTCTTCGAAGTTCTTCCAGGGCGGCAGGTCGATCTTCGCTCACCTGTCTATAGCTAGCCACTGACACGGTTGTTAACTAGAACACGTTGATGGAATGAATGAAGGCTGAGGGATTTTTACAAGAGTTATAAGTCAGCGCCTCATGGCTCAGGGGTTCACGTGCAGCACGTTTGAGAAAACTTCGGGCTATATCATATTTGGTTCTGTCCCGTCCCGCTTTGCCTGGTAATGCACTGAGCAGTATCAGAATTCATTAAGGAATTAAACGAAACATGAACGCTGGCTTTACTCTCAACAAATGTTCTCCAACGAAAATTTGGGGCAAATAATTTACTGTTAAATTTGACGGAATTCTCTTTGGGGGATTCTTTTTGAGCAGTGGCTTCtaaagaaagactgaaggcagccaAGCAGAGGTCACAGAATATAAAGTCTCACATATAACGGTTTATCAAATCAACCTAAAACACACACGGAGAAGCAGGGTGGAAGAAATGGGATAACTCTGTAACATTAGAGCGGGAGAGAGGACCATACGATGCAGTGTTCATTTGTCCTGGATGTCTTTCTGCCACATCAGTGTTTCCCACTAAAGTGTGTTTTCTAGGATGTGTTGAGTTCGATCAAGGGCCCTGGTGAAAGGGAATGTGTTCTAAGGGGGAGACTtggccacggggttgcaaaagagtcagacatgacttagctcaCCACCACTGAGCTAAGGACAGATCACTTTATTCCAATCAGGagctaatattaatattattcagaGCTGGACTTTAGGGTCTGTGAAAACTAGTTTCTTTCCAGTTCACCCTTTCTTCTAGTTGGGGTATCCCATGTGGGTCCTGACCAATCTGAAGTATTTACTAGGGCCACTCTTCCTTttcagggcttctctgatagctcagttggtaaagaatcctcctgcaatgcaggagacccctgtttgattcctggggcaggaagatctgctggagaagggataggctacccactccagtattcctgggcttccctggtggctctgctggtaaagaatgtgcgtgcaatgtgggagaccttagttcaatccctgggttgggaagatcccctggagaacagaaaggctacccactccagtattccggccagGAGAattgcagggtcacaaagagccaaacgtgactttcacttcactcttcCTTTTGATTCAGGCTCTTCAACCCCATGAGACAGCCAAAAACTCTACACAAGTTTTCAGCCACTGCTTTCAGAATTAGCAATAACTTCAGGTGGAAAGATAATGGCAAACATCATGCTCACTTCTGATCggttccctttcctttcttccagatCTTGGACCCACAAGTTCTCACTGCTGTGGTAAGCTCCTCAGTGCtttaatgtttattatattttgcCCAGCTGTAATCAGTGGTGGGAAGACTTGTTCAAGATAATAGTAGTCCATTGCTGAAGCAGAATTCCTATAAATATGTTACTTTTACAAAAATGTTCTTGTACCATACATAGTGTTTTGTTAGCTAATGTCTCTCTGACTAAatctttttgtatttaaaatttttttaagtttaccttATAGAACAATGGTTTTGCTATTACAAACAATGCTGTTATGAATGTTCTTGTATGTATCTTCATGGGTACAGAGAAAATGCTAGATCCTAAGACACTGCATCGTAAACTTTACTAgatgtggtaggcagaattctaagatggcCCCCATGGTCTTTGCCCCTTGCTTTTGCCCTGCCCTTCGAATGTGGGCAGGACCTATGACTTACTTCTGGCCGATAGAATATGGTAAAAATGATTACATTGCACTATATGTCTCTATCTTACCTGACAGGAGCTAGACCCACTGCTACTGGCCTTTGAAGCAGCAAGCTTTCATGTTGAGAACTGCCTATGGAGAGGGCCTGGTGGCAGGGAAGTGTAGATGGTTTCTAGAACCTGGGTGCAACCAGTCAGAAGCCTCAACACTACAAccacaaggaaatgaattctgccaacaatctTAGAGAGCTTAgaagtggattctttcccaatCAAGCCTCCAGAGAAGACAACCGAACACCTTGATTGCAACTTTGTGAAACCTTGAATAGAGGAAACAGTTCAAGTGTGCCTGTAACCCTAGCTCACAGAAACTGTTGGATAATAAATGTGTTTTAAGACACTGCGTTTCTGGTAATTGTTCCACAGCAATGGAAAACTAATATACTAGATATTGTCCAATTACTTCACAAGTGGTTATGCCTACTTCTACTCCACAAGCAGTGTGGAGTAAAATTCTCTTTTGTGAACACGactaattaagaaaataatttgtgaGAAGAATACAATTTTTCATAacaatatttttgtttctgtctggTTTGGCAACTTATTCTAACTTTTTTTAGAAACTCTGGCATATTCAAATTTTGTAAGCTATGTTatagctccaaaatcattgcagatggtgattacagccatgaaattaaaagatgcttactccttggaaggaaagttatgaccaacctagacagcatattcaaaagcagagacattactttgccaacaaaggtccatctagtcaaggctatggtttttccagtggtcgtgtatggatgtgagagttggactataaagaaagctgagtgccgaagaattgatgcttttgaactgtggtgttggagaagactcttgagagtcccttggattacaaggagatccaaccagtccatcctaaaggagatcagtcctgggtattcattggaaggagtgatgttgaagctgaaactccaatactttggccacctgatgcgaagaactgactcattggaaaagacccggatgctgggaaagattgagggcaggagaaggggacgacagaggatgagatagttggatggcatcaccgactcaatggacatgggtttgggtgtactccaggagctgggtgatggacagggaggcctggtgtgctgcagttcatggagttacaaagagtcagacatgactgagagactgaactaaactaaatatTACAGAAATGAAGGAATTTTGTAAAGGAGAATATAAATACAATGGAActatttaaaaagatattctatctcagaatggtagaaataaatgaagcagagaggaaaaaagaattaaaagaaatgaaggcaaCCTCAGGGACCTCTAGGACAATGTGAAACGCCCCaatattcgaatcataggagtcccagaagaagaagacaaaaagaaatgccatgagaaaatactcgaGGAGgtaacagttgaaaacttccctaaaatggggaaggaaatagtgacacaagtccaagaaacccagacagtcccaaacaggatcaactcaaggcaaaacaccccaagacacatattaatcaaattaacaaagatcaaacacaaagaacaaatattaaaagcagcaagggaaaaacaacaaataacacacaaggggattcccataaggataacagctgatctt
It includes:
- the LOC138421631 gene encoding serine/arginine repetitive matrix protein 1-like translates to MTSKLFKLGFLYSRQMIDEMHSPPPPPRPSAWGRGAGSALPARLRAASSPPRSLCAPQSPAPLTARLPRHPAPPRPASPPPAFPMDNRARDARTRRECPGPGTRARAQAAAGPRRGASPGSRRGLPDRLAGGGGVGGRHSPALTRFKATDPGATSGVSLCLARSPAVRLLHTTSKESALAARCSPGLARRLRRRAPSTARPSSAGVRSAPARGGRAAHLRVALHHSAAEAAGRCSLSACSLEALAVSWEPVERVWSPGEGPIEKILDPQVLTAVELDPLLLAFEAASFHVENCLWRGPGGREV